One Mycolicibacterium fortuitum subsp. fortuitum genomic window carries:
- a CDS encoding sigma 54-interacting transcriptional regulator — MSQPKDLPRTVGELRASGHRERGVKAEIRENLLSALADRRDPWSGILGFQDTVIPQLERALIAGHDVVLLGERGQGKTRLLRALTGLLDEWTPVIAGSELGEHPYSPITPESIRRAADSGEDLPIEWRHRSERYTEKLATPDTSVADLVGDIDPIKVAEGRSLGDPETIAYGLIPRAHRGIVAVNELPDLAERIQVSMLNVMEERDIQVRGYTLRLPLDVLVVASANPEDYTNRGRIITPLKDRFGAEIRTHYPLEIDDEIGVIRQEAQLAAEVPDYLLGVLARFARNLRESSSIDQRSGVSARFAIAAAETVAASARHRSAILGEDDPVARVVDLATVIDVLRGKLEFETGEEGREQAVLEHLLRRATADTAQRLLGGIDVAPLVAAVEEGSPVTTGERVSAKDVLAALPDLAVVDALASRLGAVSIGQRAAAVELALEALYLAKRVDKVTGEGETVYG, encoded by the coding sequence GTGAGCCAACCCAAGGATCTGCCTCGCACCGTCGGTGAGCTGCGCGCCTCCGGCCACCGTGAGCGGGGCGTGAAAGCCGAAATTCGCGAGAACCTGCTGTCCGCGCTTGCCGATCGCCGGGACCCTTGGTCTGGGATTCTCGGTTTTCAAGACACGGTGATCCCACAGTTGGAGCGAGCGTTGATCGCCGGCCACGACGTGGTGCTACTCGGTGAGCGTGGCCAGGGCAAGACGCGGCTGCTGCGTGCGTTGACGGGACTGCTCGATGAGTGGACGCCGGTGATCGCCGGATCCGAATTGGGTGAACACCCCTACAGCCCGATCACGCCCGAGTCGATCCGCCGGGCTGCCGATTCCGGCGAGGACCTTCCGATCGAGTGGCGGCACCGCAGTGAGCGCTACACCGAGAAGCTGGCCACCCCCGATACCAGCGTGGCCGATCTGGTGGGCGACATCGACCCGATCAAGGTGGCCGAGGGGCGCAGCCTCGGCGACCCGGAAACGATCGCCTACGGGCTGATCCCGCGGGCGCACCGCGGCATCGTGGCCGTCAACGAGCTGCCCGACCTGGCCGAGCGCATTCAGGTGTCGATGCTCAACGTGATGGAGGAGCGCGACATTCAGGTCCGCGGCTACACGCTGCGGCTCCCACTTGACGTGCTGGTCGTGGCGAGCGCCAACCCCGAGGACTACACGAACCGCGGCCGGATCATCACCCCGCTGAAGGATCGCTTCGGCGCTGAGATCCGTACCCACTACCCGCTGGAGATCGACGACGAGATCGGGGTGATCCGCCAGGAGGCCCAGTTGGCCGCCGAGGTCCCGGACTACCTGCTCGGCGTGCTGGCCCGGTTCGCCCGCAATCTGCGTGAATCGAGCTCGATCGACCAGCGTTCGGGTGTGTCCGCTCGGTTCGCGATCGCCGCCGCGGAAACGGTGGCGGCCTCGGCGCGGCACCGCTCGGCGATTCTGGGCGAGGACGATCCGGTGGCCCGCGTGGTCGACCTGGCCACCGTGATCGACGTGCTGCGCGGCAAGTTGGAGTTCGAGACCGGCGAGGAGGGACGTGAGCAGGCGGTGCTTGAGCATCTGCTGCGACGCGCCACCGCCGACACCGCGCAGCGGCTGCTCGGCGGCATCGATGTCGCCCCGCTCGTGGCCGCGGTCGAGGAAGGCTCGCCGGTGACCACGGGCGAGCGCGTCTCGGCCAAGGATGTGCTGGCCGCTCTGCCCGACCTTGCCGTGGTCGATGCGCTGGCGTCGCGACTGGGTGCGGTGTCGATCGGTCAGCGGGCTGCAGCGGTCGAGTTGGCTTTGGAGGCGCTGTATCTGGCCAAGCGCGTGGACAAGGTGACCGGGGAGGGCGAGACGGTCTATGGCTGA
- a CDS encoding LpqN/LpqT family lipoprotein, giving the protein MGEVYLASHPRLPREDALKVLPISVSSDNEFRQRFIREADMAATLWHPHIVGVHDRGEFEGRLWISMDYVDGHDAAKLLHDQYPKGMPAEDVIEVVTAVGDALDYAHQRKLLHRDVKPANILLTSKQGSKRRIMLTDFGIARRADEVNGLTSTNITVGSMSYTAPEQLMGQPLDGRADQYSLAATAYRLFTGTPPFAHSNPAVVISHHLNSPPPKLADTKPELAVFDSVMAKALAKDAKDRYATCHDFAVALAEAAVGTTPEVRTPKPVQEPAPPTTPLIIPKPVNPPPTPLSPSNPRQPAPSEPPVFTSSWAGNETSSRKPVVSNPPVGMQNLGGPSAPPGPVGPPQTNFGPPPLPHTPIPKKANNRRNLIVAVAAIAGVILLVGGITFAVSSGGEENPTPGDTTSSAPTEPSDETTSTSPKPATHAFTIADYIKQSGIVETPVHRGDPGAPVFNWPIPPGWIDAGTRTPAWAYSAMVNDPVNPPDPPSVISLISKLTGDVDPNKLLEYAPNELQNLADYKGSGDPVRGEISGFPSVHLGGSYAKGEQRRAITQTTVVIQAPGAVYVLQINADALERDKGALTDVNKVIEAQATIALP; this is encoded by the coding sequence ATGGGCGAGGTCTATCTGGCGTCCCACCCGCGGTTACCCCGCGAGGACGCTCTCAAAGTGCTGCCCATAAGCGTCAGCTCGGACAACGAATTCCGGCAGCGGTTCATCCGCGAGGCAGACATGGCAGCCACGCTGTGGCACCCGCACATCGTCGGCGTGCACGACCGCGGCGAATTCGAGGGCCGGTTGTGGATCTCGATGGACTACGTCGACGGGCACGACGCCGCCAAGCTGCTGCACGATCAGTACCCCAAGGGCATGCCCGCCGAGGACGTCATCGAGGTCGTCACCGCTGTCGGCGACGCACTGGACTACGCGCACCAGCGCAAGCTGCTGCACCGCGACGTCAAGCCGGCCAACATCCTGCTCACCAGCAAACAGGGTTCCAAGCGCCGCATCATGCTGACCGACTTCGGCATCGCACGTCGCGCCGATGAGGTCAACGGGCTCACCTCGACCAACATCACCGTCGGCTCGATGTCCTACACCGCACCTGAGCAGTTGATGGGTCAGCCGCTCGACGGGCGGGCCGATCAGTACTCCCTGGCCGCGACCGCCTACCGTCTTTTCACCGGCACCCCGCCGTTCGCCCACAGCAACCCGGCGGTGGTGATCAGCCACCACCTGAATTCGCCGCCACCGAAGCTCGCCGATACGAAACCTGAACTGGCCGTGTTCGATTCGGTGATGGCCAAAGCGCTGGCCAAGGACGCCAAGGACCGCTACGCCACCTGTCACGACTTCGCCGTCGCACTGGCTGAGGCTGCCGTCGGCACGACTCCGGAAGTACGCACTCCGAAGCCCGTCCAGGAGCCCGCGCCGCCCACCACACCGCTGATCATCCCGAAGCCGGTGAACCCGCCTCCGACGCCGCTGTCACCGTCGAACCCGCGGCAGCCCGCGCCGTCGGAACCTCCGGTGTTCACCTCGTCGTGGGCGGGCAATGAAACGTCGTCCCGCAAACCCGTGGTGAGCAATCCGCCGGTCGGCATGCAGAACCTCGGCGGGCCGTCGGCACCGCCCGGACCGGTGGGGCCGCCGCAGACCAACTTCGGGCCGCCCCCGTTGCCGCACACGCCGATCCCCAAGAAGGCGAACAACCGGCGCAACCTCATCGTGGCTGTGGCCGCGATCGCCGGCGTGATCCTGCTCGTCGGCGGCATCACGTTCGCTGTCAGCTCCGGGGGCGAAGAGAACCCCACCCCCGGCGACACCACGTCGTCGGCGCCGACAGAACCGTCCGACGAGACGACCTCCACCTCGCCCAAGCCGGCCACACACGCCTTCACCATCGCCGACTACATCAAGCAGAGCGGCATCGTCGAGACACCGGTCCATCGCGGCGATCCGGGTGCGCCGGTGTTCAACTGGCCCATCCCGCCCGGATGGATCGACGCAGGCACCCGCACGCCGGCCTGGGCCTACTCGGCGATGGTCAACGACCCGGTCAACCCGCCGGATCCGCCGTCGGTCATCTCGTTGATCTCCAAGCTGACCGGCGACGTTGATCCCAACAAGCTGCTCGAATACGCCCCCAACGAGCTGCAGAACCTCGCGGACTACAAGGGAAGTGGTGACCCGGTCCGCGGGGAAATCAGCGGATTCCCCTCGGTCCACCTCGGCGGCAGCTATGCCAAGGGGGAACAGCGCCGCGCGATCACCCAGACCACTGTGGTGATCCAGGCTCCCGGCGCCGTGTACGTGCTGCAGATCAACGCCGACGCGCTGGAACGCGACAAAGGCGCGCTGACCGACGTCAACAAGGTCATCGAGGCCCAAGCCACCATTGCCCTGCCCTGA
- a CDS encoding alpha/beta hydrolase, which translates to MNSLDWRSRPATVHFGPASLQSRALGWTTAIFVRPLLGLLTLIGLGVNRVAPELLQRAHLDVIDRPLRVIKPLPGTEVTPVALPNCPAEWVIAPEARDSDRVIVYMHGSALVTLGLNSHRRFVSKLSATTGARVLNVGYRLAPQADIDDAVTDGLDGYRLALSLGFAPEKIVLAGDSAGGLFAADTALATRDAGLPVPAGQVLLSPLTSSDMDLKYRALQEHRDVMFPFMTVKFIYDVFATVNGTRPTPVMPPEADLHGLGPFLLQVGTHEMLLNDAFALADKLQAAGVPVWVQVWDRAMHMFQLSFDINPDACRAVEEITSFIAYATTEAEDEVSA; encoded by the coding sequence GTGAATTCGCTCGATTGGCGTAGCCGGCCGGCCACCGTGCACTTCGGCCCCGCATCCTTGCAGTCCAGGGCACTCGGCTGGACCACCGCGATCTTCGTTCGCCCATTGCTGGGTCTGCTGACCCTGATCGGGCTCGGGGTCAACCGCGTCGCACCGGAACTGCTGCAGCGCGCCCATCTCGACGTCATCGACCGGCCCCTGCGGGTCATCAAACCGCTGCCAGGCACCGAGGTGACGCCCGTGGCGCTGCCCAACTGCCCGGCCGAATGGGTGATCGCGCCCGAGGCCCGCGACTCCGACCGGGTGATCGTCTATATGCACGGCTCCGCGCTGGTGACCCTCGGGCTGAACTCACACCGCCGCTTCGTGTCCAAGCTGTCGGCCACCACCGGCGCGCGCGTGCTCAACGTCGGCTACCGACTGGCCCCGCAGGCCGACATCGACGACGCCGTCACCGACGGGCTCGACGGCTACCGCCTGGCGCTGTCGCTCGGGTTCGCCCCCGAAAAGATTGTCCTGGCCGGTGATTCAGCCGGTGGTTTGTTCGCCGCCGACACCGCGCTGGCCACCCGCGACGCCGGGCTGCCGGTGCCCGCCGGGCAGGTGCTGCTCTCACCGTTGACCTCCTCCGACATGGACCTGAAATACCGTGCGCTGCAGGAGCATCGCGACGTCATGTTCCCGTTCATGACCGTGAAGTTCATCTACGACGTGTTCGCCACCGTCAACGGCACCCGGCCCACACCGGTGATGCCGCCCGAGGCGGACCTGCACGGGCTCGGGCCCTTCCTGCTCCAGGTCGGCACGCACGAGATGCTGCTCAACGACGCCTTCGCCCTTGCCGACAAGCTGCAGGCCGCCGGGGTGCCGGTATGGGTTCAGGTGTGGGACAGGGCGATGCACATGTTCCAGCTGAGCTTCGACATCAACCCCGATGCGTGCCGCGCGGTCGAAGAGATCACCTCGTTCATCGCGTACGCGACCACCGAGGCAGAGGACGAAGTCAGCGCGTAG
- the purH gene encoding bifunctional phosphoribosylaminoimidazolecarboxamide formyltransferase/IMP cyclohydrolase, which produces MSEKKPIRRALISVYDKTGLADLARGLHEAGVAIVSTGSTAKTIAAAGVPVTPVEDVTGFPEVLDGRVKTLHPRVHAGLLADTRKPEHVAALAELEVEAFELVVVNLYPFSETVESGASVDECVEQIDIGGPSMVRAAAKNHPSVAVVVDPLGYDGVLAAVRAGGFTLAERKILASLAFRHTAEYDVAVASWMGSTLAPEEPAQKLPQWFGGTWHRNAVLRYGENPHQQAAVYRDDSAWPGLAQAEQLHGKEMSYNNYTDADAAWRAAFDHEEICVAIIKHANPCGIAISSESVADAHRKAHECDPLSAFGGVIASNTEVSVEMAETVADIFTEVIIAPAYEAGAVEILARKKNIRILVASEPLVGGIELRQISGGVLLQQRDALDAPGDDPANWTLATGEPADPQTLGELVFAWRACRAVKSNAIVVVKDGATVGVGMGQVNRVDAAGLAVQRAGDRVVGAVAASDAFFPFPDGLETLTNAGVKAIVHPGGSVRDAEVTAAAEAAGITLYLTGARHFAH; this is translated from the coding sequence GTGAGCGAGAAGAAACCGATCCGGCGGGCGCTGATCAGTGTCTATGACAAGACCGGTCTGGCCGATCTGGCCCGCGGCCTGCACGAGGCGGGCGTGGCTATCGTCTCGACCGGCTCGACCGCCAAAACCATTGCCGCTGCCGGTGTTCCGGTCACTCCCGTCGAGGATGTGACGGGCTTTCCCGAGGTGCTCGACGGCCGGGTCAAGACCCTGCACCCGCGTGTGCACGCCGGCCTGCTGGCCGACACCCGCAAGCCCGAGCATGTTGCGGCGCTGGCCGAGCTCGAGGTCGAGGCGTTCGAGCTCGTGGTGGTGAACCTGTACCCGTTCTCCGAGACCGTCGAGTCCGGGGCGTCGGTGGACGAATGTGTCGAGCAGATCGACATCGGCGGGCCGTCGATGGTGCGTGCGGCCGCCAAGAACCATCCGAGTGTGGCTGTCGTGGTCGACCCGCTCGGCTATGACGGCGTGCTGGCCGCGGTACGCGCCGGCGGCTTCACGCTGGCCGAGCGGAAGATCCTGGCCTCGTTGGCGTTCCGGCACACCGCCGAGTACGACGTGGCGGTGGCGAGCTGGATGGGGTCGACGCTGGCGCCGGAAGAGCCCGCCCAGAAGCTGCCGCAGTGGTTCGGCGGCACCTGGCATCGCAACGCGGTGCTGCGCTATGGCGAGAACCCGCATCAACAGGCCGCGGTGTATCGCGACGACTCGGCGTGGCCCGGACTGGCCCAGGCTGAGCAGCTGCACGGCAAGGAGATGTCCTACAACAACTACACCGATGCCGATGCGGCCTGGCGGGCGGCGTTCGACCACGAAGAGATCTGTGTGGCGATCATCAAGCACGCCAACCCTTGTGGCATCGCCATCTCATCGGAGTCTGTGGCCGATGCGCACCGCAAGGCTCACGAGTGTGATCCGCTCAGTGCGTTCGGCGGCGTCATCGCCTCCAACACCGAGGTCAGTGTCGAGATGGCCGAGACCGTCGCCGACATCTTCACCGAGGTGATCATCGCCCCGGCCTACGAGGCCGGTGCCGTCGAAATCCTGGCCCGCAAGAAGAACATCCGCATCCTGGTGGCCTCCGAGCCGCTGGTCGGTGGCATCGAGCTCCGCCAGATCAGTGGTGGGGTGCTCCTGCAGCAGCGCGACGCACTCGACGCGCCGGGCGATGACCCGGCCAACTGGACCCTGGCCACCGGTGAGCCGGCGGACCCGCAGACTCTCGGCGAGTTGGTGTTTGCCTGGCGGGCCTGCCGGGCGGTGAAGTCCAATGCGATCGTCGTGGTCAAGGACGGCGCCACCGTGGGTGTCGGTATGGGACAGGTCAATCGCGTCGACGCGGCCGGGCTGGCCGTGCAGCGGGCCGGGGATCGGGTGGTCGGTGCGGTCGCCGCCTCTGATGCGTTCTTCCCGTTCCCGGACGGCTTGGAGACGCTGACCAATGCCGGTGTGAAGGCCATCGTGCATCCCGGCGGGTCAGTGCGTGACGCCGAGGTGACCGCAGCCGCCGAGGCTGCCGGCATCACGCTGTACCTCACCGGTGCAAGGCATTTCGCACACTAG
- the purN gene encoding phosphoribosylglycinamide formyltransferase encodes MQQPLQVPPSAPARLVVLASGTGSLLASLLAAAVDDYPARVVAVGTDRRCAAVDIAAAAGVPSYTVRLGDYADRSAWDTALTEATAEHRPDLVVSAGFMKILGGQFLSRFPGRVVNTHPALLPAFPGAHAVPEALAYGVRVTGCTVHLVDSGMDTGPILAQQAVEVLDDDSEETLHERIKVVERRLLVDVLAALATRGVTWTGRKATIGC; translated from the coding sequence GTGCAGCAACCGCTACAAGTGCCTCCGAGTGCACCGGCGCGGCTGGTAGTGCTGGCTTCGGGGACAGGATCGTTGCTCGCTTCGCTACTGGCCGCCGCCGTCGACGACTATCCCGCGCGCGTGGTCGCAGTCGGCACCGACCGCAGATGCGCCGCAGTGGACATCGCCGCAGCCGCGGGGGTGCCGTCCTACACCGTGCGGCTCGGCGATTACGCGGACCGCAGTGCCTGGGATACGGCGCTTACCGAGGCCACTGCCGAACACCGACCCGATCTGGTGGTCTCGGCCGGTTTCATGAAAATTCTGGGCGGCCAGTTTCTTTCCCGGTTCCCAGGCCGCGTCGTGAACACCCATCCGGCCTTGTTGCCCGCGTTTCCCGGGGCCCATGCGGTACCGGAGGCGTTGGCATACGGCGTGCGGGTGACGGGCTGCACGGTGCACCTCGTGGACTCGGGGATGGATACCGGGCCGATTCTGGCCCAGCAGGCTGTCGAGGTGCTCGATGATGACAGCGAAGAGACGTTGCATGAGCGCATCAAGGTGGTCGAACGTCGACTGCTGGTGGATGTGCTGGCCGCGCTGGCAACCCGCGGCGTGACCTGGACTGGACGAAAGGCAACCATCGGATGTTGA
- a CDS encoding DUF5336 domain-containing protein, whose amino-acid sequence MTYPPSNPGYPPTPQSGSQFDATQQFAKAVPAQTPAAPAAPVAVNVVPGENKLPEILLAVVAGVGLLIYFVSFAFEIQAVIGSLIIAVPLVAGLVAGVSVLPKQKNRVAPAAVLATLGLLLAISVSVAAGGGADWTIWVLLVLTLIQAGAAIAALLFHAGIITPPAPKPQFDQQPQYGQYGGPSQYYGQQHQPQHGGQPYQQAQPQQPGYPSQYGGYSSGPNTGGYPVQSPQGPQGQQGQQPSGPPTPPTGYPTYGQPQQSGSSAPSGGPAQQPPSQQSGPAPS is encoded by the coding sequence ATGACCTACCCGCCCAGTAATCCCGGATACCCGCCGACCCCGCAGTCGGGTTCGCAGTTTGATGCCACCCAGCAGTTCGCGAAGGCTGTTCCCGCTCAGACACCCGCGGCGCCGGCAGCGCCGGTCGCGGTCAATGTGGTGCCCGGCGAGAACAAGCTGCCCGAGATCCTGCTGGCAGTGGTCGCAGGTGTGGGCCTGCTCATCTACTTCGTCAGCTTCGCTTTCGAGATCCAGGCGGTGATCGGTTCGCTGATCATCGCGGTTCCGCTGGTGGCCGGGCTCGTGGCGGGTGTCAGTGTGCTGCCGAAACAGAAGAACCGTGTGGCGCCTGCCGCGGTCCTGGCCACGCTGGGCCTGCTGCTCGCCATCTCCGTCTCGGTGGCCGCGGGCGGCGGCGCCGACTGGACGATCTGGGTGCTGCTCGTCCTCACCCTGATCCAGGCGGGCGCCGCGATCGCCGCGCTGCTCTTCCATGCGGGCATCATCACGCCTCCGGCTCCCAAGCCGCAGTTCGATCAGCAGCCGCAGTATGGCCAGTACGGTGGCCCGTCGCAGTACTACGGCCAGCAGCACCAGCCGCAGCACGGCGGTCAGCCCTACCAGCAGGCCCAGCCGCAGCAGCCCGGCTACCCGTCGCAGTACGGCGGCTACTCCAGCGGTCCGAACACCGGTGGTTACCCGGTGCAGTCCCCGCAGGGCCCGCAGGGGCAGCAAGGTCAGCAGCCGAGCGGTCCGCCCACGCCCCCGACCGGCTACCCCACCTACGGTCAGCCGCAGCAGTCCGGCTCGTCGGCGCCGTCCGGCGGCCCGGCACAGCAGCCGCCTTCACAGCAATCTGGCCCTGCGCCGTCGTAA
- the sfnG gene encoding dimethylsulfone monooxygenase SfnG, protein MTTERIADHVKFAYWVPNVSGGLVTSDIEQRTDWNYEYNKKLAQTAENNGFEYALSQVRYEASYGAEYQHESTSFSLALLLATQRLKVIAAVHPGLWQPAVLAKLGATADHLSNGRFAVNVVSGWFKDEFTHLGEPWLEHDERYRRSAEFLQVLRKIWTEDDVDFRGDFYRIHDFTLKPKPLNTPDRPNPELFQGGNSTAARRNGGRYADWYFSNGKDFEGLTEQVVEVRDHARNADREVKFGLNGFIIARDSETEAKEVLKEIIAKANKPAVEGFHSAVQQAGNSTGDKKGMWADSSFEDLVQYNDGFRTQLIGTPEQIAERIAAYRKRGVDLILGGFLHFQEEIEYFGAKVLPLVREIEAAETDSVDAPVLVSA, encoded by the coding sequence ATGACGACTGAACGCATCGCCGACCACGTCAAGTTCGCCTACTGGGTGCCCAACGTCAGCGGCGGCCTGGTCACCAGCGATATCGAGCAGCGCACCGACTGGAACTACGAGTACAACAAGAAGCTCGCGCAGACCGCGGAGAACAACGGTTTCGAATATGCCTTGTCGCAGGTTCGCTACGAGGCCAGTTATGGCGCCGAGTACCAGCATGAATCCACCAGTTTCAGCCTTGCCCTGTTGCTGGCCACGCAGAGACTCAAAGTAATCGCCGCGGTTCATCCGGGGCTGTGGCAGCCGGCAGTGCTGGCCAAGCTCGGTGCCACCGCCGACCACCTCAGCAATGGCCGCTTCGCCGTCAATGTCGTCTCGGGCTGGTTCAAAGACGAGTTCACCCACTTGGGTGAACCATGGCTCGAACACGACGAGCGCTACCGTCGCAGCGCGGAGTTCCTGCAGGTGCTGCGCAAGATCTGGACCGAGGACGACGTGGATTTCCGCGGCGACTTCTATCGAATCCACGATTTCACCCTCAAACCCAAGCCGCTGAACACCCCCGATCGTCCCAACCCCGAGCTGTTTCAGGGCGGCAACTCCACCGCGGCCCGACGCAACGGCGGCCGCTACGCCGACTGGTACTTCTCCAACGGCAAAGACTTCGAAGGGCTGACCGAACAGGTAGTCGAGGTACGCGATCATGCCCGCAACGCCGACAGAGAGGTGAAGTTCGGCCTCAACGGATTCATCATCGCCCGCGACTCAGAGACGGAGGCGAAAGAAGTCCTCAAAGAGATCATCGCCAAGGCCAACAAGCCCGCTGTCGAAGGCTTCCACAGCGCGGTGCAGCAGGCGGGCAACTCCACGGGCGACAAGAAGGGCATGTGGGCCGATTCAAGTTTCGAAGATCTGGTGCAGTACAACGACGGCTTCCGCACCCAGCTGATCGGCACGCCCGAGCAGATCGCCGAACGCATCGCCGCCTACCGCAAACGCGGCGTGGACCTCATCCTCGGCGGATTCCTGCATTTCCAAGAAGAAATCGAGTACTTCGGCGCCAAGGTTTTGCCGCTGGTTCGCGAGATCGAAGCAGCGGAAACGGATTCCGTCGACGCACCCGTCCTGGTATCAGCTTGA
- a CDS encoding LLM class F420-dependent oxidoreductase, with protein MDYGLVLFTSDRGIAPAKAAKLADDHGFTTFYVPEHTHIPIKREAAHPTTGDESLPDDRYMRTLDPWVSLGTACAVTSRVRLSTAVALPVEHDPITLAKSIATLDHLSGGRVSLGVGFGWNTDELADHNVPPGRRRTMLREYLEAMRALWTEEEASYEGEFVNFGPSWAWPKPVQSHIPVLVGAAGTEKNFKWIAKSADGWITTPRDFNIDEPVKLLQDTWAAAGRSGAPQIVALDFKPDPEKLAHWRELGVTEVLFGLPDKSEAEVSAYVERLAGKLATLV; from the coding sequence ATGGACTATGGGCTCGTTCTCTTCACCAGTGACCGCGGCATCGCCCCGGCCAAGGCCGCCAAACTCGCCGACGATCACGGCTTCACGACGTTCTACGTCCCCGAGCACACCCACATCCCGATCAAGCGCGAGGCCGCTCACCCCACCACCGGTGACGAGTCCCTGCCCGACGACCGCTACATGCGCACCCTCGATCCGTGGGTGTCGCTGGGTACCGCCTGCGCGGTGACGTCGCGGGTCCGGCTGTCGACGGCCGTCGCACTGCCCGTCGAGCACGACCCGATCACGCTGGCCAAATCCATCGCCACCCTCGACCACCTGTCGGGTGGACGCGTATCGCTGGGTGTCGGGTTCGGTTGGAACACCGATGAACTCGCCGACCACAACGTTCCCCCGGGCCGGCGCCGCACCATGCTGCGCGAGTACCTGGAAGCCATGCGCGCGCTGTGGACCGAGGAAGAAGCCTCCTACGAAGGCGAATTCGTGAACTTCGGACCGTCGTGGGCCTGGCCCAAGCCGGTGCAGTCGCACATCCCCGTGCTGGTCGGTGCGGCCGGCACCGAGAAGAACTTCAAGTGGATCGCCAAGTCGGCCGACGGCTGGATCACCACGCCGCGCGACTTCAACATCGACGAGCCGGTCAAGTTGCTGCAGGACACCTGGGCCGCCGCCGGACGTTCCGGTGCACCGCAGATCGTGGCGCTGGACTTCAAGCCGGACCCCGAAAAGCTCGCCCACTGGCGTGAGTTGGGCGTCACCGAGGTGCTGTTCGGCCTGCCCGACAAATCCGAGGCCGAGGTGTCGGCATACGTCGAGCGGCTCGCGGGCAAGCTGGCCACGCTGGTCTAG